The genomic stretch ATCCTCTGTGGATCTGTTGGTTCTGTATGCAAACTGATGAGGGTCCAGGCTGTCTGGGATGTTGTCTTTAAAGATGTAATCATTTCTGTAACTTCCACAAATCTTTTCTGCAAGTTTTCCTGATGTGTATAAAATCAGAATGATGAATATGTACAGATTTTTTCAATAAATCTACTAGATTTAGGATTACTGAATTCCCAGCAAAACCATTAACTCCTCTATTAGTATATTTTGTTGCCTGTCCTTTTCTTCAACTCTCTCCAGAAGTTTGATGCTGTTCTCTCGATAGTAGGATTGTTGTGGTATCTCTGCTGCCTTCTTGTGATATTCTCGTGACCTGTGGCTATCATTTTGACCGAAGTATAAATATTTTGCGTAGCTGTTGTAAAGCATCTGTTTCCCTGCAGGTTCCAGATCCATTTCTAGCAGTTCCTGGTAAATCTGCTTAGCTTCAGCCAGGCGGTGACCGAACTTCGCGTATATATTTGCAAGATCAATTTTCTTGACAAGTGCTGAATGAGGGTAAAGAGAAATCACTTCTTTATGGAGACTGATTCCTCTGTCTATCATGCTTTGCGTTACACATCCATACTTGGCGAAAGCAATCCTCCATCTGTAGCAGAGTGCAGCACATCTCCTCAGGTAACGTTCATCTGGATGTTTTTCCAGAGCTTCCTCTGCCAGAGCAATAGCTTCATCAACAGatacatattttctgtaaaCCCATAATAACACTTTGATACCACTGtagctgctgacaggatttctCAAAACCTTTCTGGCTAACTCACGTGCTTCATCTTCaattctttctcctttcttagCACGCTGCTCAAGGTAGTGAACAGCAAGGTACAAGTTCTCTGGATCCTGTTCCTTGGCCATTCTTATTTTCTCCAGGATGTCTTCCTCCACTGGTGTGTTGCTGTACTTTACAGCATTCACTACTGCTATGACATAGCTGGTGTTCCACTCCACCATGTCTGGCT from Thunnus albacares chromosome 9, fThuAlb1.1, whole genome shotgun sequence encodes the following:
- the LOC122989320 gene encoding interferon-induced protein with tetratricopeptide repeats 1B-like; translation: MSAAQSQSTLEAKLKALECHFTWDIDLSRSKLFRLKEKLEDIGTEEGNSWLGHIYNLQGYIHHQLGLTEDARRFFSRATEAFRRSRNTVSDEGPWLAVNYGNLAWLHHHLGEQAECQTYLSKVDTLLKEYPSPSQDELHPEIYAEKAWTLMKLGRDKKLLVADYFQRAIRMQPDMVEWNTSYVIAVVNAVKYSNTPVEEDILEKIRMAKEQDPENLYLAVHYLEQRAKKGERIEDEARELARKVLRNPVSSYSGIKVLLWVYRKYVSVDEAIALAEEALEKHPDERYLRRCAALCYRWRIAFAKYGCVTQSMIDRGISLHKEVISLYPHSALVKKIDLANIYAKFGHRLAEAKQIYQELLEMDLEPAGKQMLYNSYAKYLYFGQNDSHRSREYHKKAAEIPQQSYYRENSIKLLERVEEKDRQQNILIEELMVLLGIQ